The genomic DNA CATCGGTCCCGTCATACGTCAGCTCGTCTGTCGGGACGAACGACATAGCACCATCGATCATAATAGCCACGGAAGAACGAACGGACTTTGGCAATAAATTCGACGACTATTTCACGGGCGAGAATGAAGTCGGTGGGTTTGACGATTATTCCACCTACTCGGACGTGAAGGTAGAAACTAGTTACGATTCGGAAGGATCGTATGTTGCTGGTTCCGATCTGTATGGTACCAATTCCGCCACGCATGTTTCCGAGTATGACGTGAAAGTGACAGTGTCTAACAAGACGGTAGAGACCCCTCGCCAGGATACGGCCATAACACGCGAGAAGCGCTGTACTGTGATTGGACCTCGCGTATGTACGAACTTCATGGAATCGGGTTGGTCGTGCAAGCAGACAGAATACCGTACCATTGCGTCCAGCTATTGCGAGAGCGAAAGCACCGTCATCCGGTTGGTTGTTGGGCAGCACATGTCCTACAACGGAACGTTTATAGTGATGGCACCGCAGGAACAGCAAGAAGATGAATATAGCTACGCTGAAGAAGATACTGAAGATGAGGATGGTAAGAGTGCACCACACCAATGGATGGATTTGGACGTACGTCTAATATAACCTTCTTCTTATCACACAGCTACAATGGATTGCAGTGATTGTGCCGATCAATCGTACTCCTGCACCAAGTCATGCTACACTTACGACGAGTGCAACAGCTGCAGCAGCGTTGAGCTTTCTAGCTTCTGCGAGACGACGAATATGACAGAGCTGTGCGAATATTTGTCGATCGATACATAGCACAGATCCAACGCATATTTGCACATATAGTGAAGTGTCAGGGATATAATCATACATAGTCCGATGAGAATATGATGTATCTTTACTCAAAATTCTTTTATGGAGGAATTTTAAGTTTGCTGTGTGCATGAAGCAATACGAGCTGTACCTGGAAGTCTTTGTTACGTTCAACAAATTGAATAGCAATATATTTTATCGAATCTGATGGTTTTGTGTACGTGTACGAGCGGTTTAAGCAATAAGAATCGGAGTAACACGCTGTTTGGTTGGATCTCTGAAGGGGCTAAGCTCAAGGTCTCAGTCTTCTACCTACGAATAATTTCAATCTCCAACAAGTGATGTAGCCTGTGGTACTGTAAAGCGCTTCCAAGTTCGCCCGTAACATTATCTAGATCCCCCTGGCTACTGTGTTTAGTGTCCTACTTGCCGTCGTGTCTTTCGGCGTCAGTGTCTTGCAAATGAGCTTCTCTTCAGCACGATTGCAATGCCGCCTCGTGAGcggatttgttttattgataAAAGTGTAACAGACAGCAACACTGTTCCTTGATGCACGTTTTAAATACACAGCTAGGTTTTGGGGCATACGCGTTTGAACACAATCTCTGTTACATACAGCAGGACGAACCGACACCGACAACGGCATTTGGCTGACGCTTGTTTCTTCATGGTCAGCATCGGATAAAAATATCATCATCCTCGTGGTAGACTGGCTGGGCTTTGCACGAGGTGAATGGTTGGTTAGCTGGCATTCGGGGACTTCTGCGATCTAGTGGTGCGAGTTCATTTTAAGCTCCTGCAGCTCTTCTTCCGAGTCAACCGAGTCCTGCTCGTCGTCCGAGCCGTGCAGGGACGGTGCCGGTGTAGTATGTCCTGAAAGAAGAGACACACAAAGTTAGAGAGACGAACCATTGCATGCACCCTCGACAACTTACTGGATGAGCTGGGACTTGGTGGGGCACTGATCGGTCGTGGGTAGGTAAAATCGGTGGCTCGCTTCAGATACTCGGTCGACTCGTCCACATAATCGGGATACACTCTCTGCAGTGCTTTCACCCTAGCTTGACGATAGTACTGTGGGAAAGCAGATCACAACATTAAATCTCGTACGGTTAGGGAGCACAGTAAAGAATTCGCCACTCACTATTCCTAGATTTCTCCAGTCCAGCAGATCGCTCAACCGCTCCGTACGATTACGCTGGATGATACGCTGGCGGCGGTTCAGCTTGGAAAACTCGTACATAAATTTAGACAGCTGCTGTACGCTCTCCTCCAGCCCGACGTGACGCCGATCGACGATGTAGATGCCGTACGACTTGGGATCCGCCACGTGCTCGTGCATGAAGCACCCGAACCCGGACAGATTCGTGGTAATGCTCGGTATACCCATCACGGTACATTCGGCCGGCGTGTATCCCCAGGGTTCGTAGTACGACGGGAACACACCGAGATGGCAACCGCGCACAAACTCTTCATAGTCCAACCCAAACAGTGGATTGGTCGAGTTGAGGAACTCGGGATGGAACACCACCTTCACGCGATCGTACTTGGTGTTGAACAGCTGGCACCGACGGATCGAGTCCAGCACCGGATCGTTCCAGTCGTCCACCACGTTGTGCGTGGTGACCGGAGGATTGCCGTCCCGTTGTAGCGCGTACAGACAACGCTTAATCTTAACGATATCCTCCTTCGTCAGGATCTCCGTCCCCTCGGGCAGCTGACCCTGCAGACACGTCTCGTACATGCGCTTCCCAATGTCCTGCTGTATGCTGTTGATCGTATCGCGCAGCTGTTTCGTGACAGCGTGACCCCGCAACGATTCCACGTTGAAGTTGTTCGTCTTGGCCGGGAAGATTAGAAATGCTACCACCGTCACGTCCGAGTTGCTCGACTTTAGCATGTGATTCAGGCGGGCCAGCGCTTCGATGAAAATGTCCGCGCCCTTGTTTGAGAACTCGTACCGACCGGCAATGAACATGTACAGCGTCTTTTCAATGTTGAAGTTAAAGTGTCCGTAAAAGTGGCCGCGCGTAAACTCGTGTATCTTTTCCTTCGCCATCGCGTGCATATTCTGGAACTCGTGGATGGCCGCAAACTTCTTCACGTTCAGCCCGTTCGGCGTGATAATGTCCGGTTTGCGCTTGAGCAGATGTTCCGCCTCGTATCCCGTAATCTCGGACACGGTAGTGAACACGTGCGATAGGTGTGAGGCCGCCCGTTCCAGGCAATACCGGTGATAGATTTGACGCTTGCCGGCTTCTTCGTCCACGGGGAATTTGTCGAGATTGTTGTAGAAATCGGTGTTGCCTGCGCAAAGGTACCGTCCTAGCAGGGTGGCGTGCGTGGTGAACACAGTCGCCACATCCACCTGCCGTGTACGCAGCGCTATCAGGCCGACTCCCGCCTGCCATTCGTGAAAGTGGGCCACAATTCTTGGCGGGCCGTATTCATTCTCATGCGAGTAAACCTCAGCGCAGCGTTTGAACTGAAACGGACAGGAAAGTAATGGTCAGAGGCGTCAATGCTCAGTCAGGACTCTTACGGGAGGAACTTACCTCATCGATGAAGGTTGCGACGGTATACCCCAGAATGATCGCATCGTTACACTCAATGTCCAGATGGGGGATACCGATGTTGGACGAATCCCACAGCTCCTGTTTGTAGCCGTCCATTTTCCATGCCGCGGACCCGATGTCGAACAGGATGATCTGCGGATTGCCATCCACTAACCAGCGGCCACAGTGCACCTTGTAGCCCTGGTTGCGCATCGCGGTCACGGCCCGATAGAACGGTCCATTGCTGGGAAATTCGCAAGCCTCAACTTCCGTGCGTGCGGACGCTTCCTTGTACGGTCCGATCAGACAGTACTGATCGCCCAGCTCCTCCGTCGACACGAACGCTTTCGAGCGGATGACCGTGTATATGCCTCCCACTGTAACAGATGTCCACAGATGTAACGGTTAGTAACAACGTTGAGCTTCAAATCGGCGGGCACGTGCTCCCAGTGTACCTTTGTTAGCCACTTCCCACGCGATCTCGAAGGTCCATCGGTTTTCCGTGTTGGCCGAGTGTCCCCGGTCCAGGAACTGCATCAGATCCGAGCTGGACTCGACGCGCGAATATCGACGGCTCATGGCGCTGATTCTGCAAGCACAGCAAAGGCAGAAGGAAAGAGAAGGAATAAATATCAACTACGGGTTCGAAGTTGCACGAGACTTGTTTTGCGTCATGTTTGGCGTTGTGGCGTCGCAGATGCTACCGTAGAGAGCGCGATAGAGAAGACAGAATCTAGTACACACAGGTCTATAAATAGCGGCGTACGGGACATTCGCGAATTTTTGTGGCCCACTCACGCCGCTGTGCGCTCTCTTCTTCGACATTATCGCAT from Anopheles stephensi strain Indian chromosome 2, UCI_ANSTEP_V1.0, whole genome shotgun sequence includes the following:
- the LOC118503215 gene encoding glycogen [starch] synthase, translated to MSRRYSRVESSSDLMQFLDRGHSANTENRWTFEIAWEVANKVGGIYTVIRSKAFVSTEELGDQYCLIGPYKEASARTEVEACEFPSNGPFYRAVTAMRNQGYKVHCGRWLVDGNPQIILFDIGSAAWKMDGYKQELWDSSNIGIPHLDIECNDAIILGYTVATFIDEFKRCAEVYSHENEYGPPRIVAHFHEWQAGVGLIALRTRQVDVATVFTTHATLLGRYLCAGNTDFYNNLDKFPVDEEAGKRQIYHRYCLERAASHLSHVFTTVSEITGYEAEHLLKRKPDIITPNGLNVKKFAAIHEFQNMHAMAKEKIHEFTRGHFYGHFNFNIEKTLYMFIAGRYEFSNKGADIFIEALARLNHMLKSSNSDVTVVAFLIFPAKTNNFNVESLRGHAVTKQLRDTINSIQQDIGKRMYETCLQGQLPEGTEILTKEDIVKIKRCLYALQRDGNPPVTTHNVVDDWNDPVLDSIRRCQLFNTKYDRVKVVFHPEFLNSTNPLFGLDYEEFVRGCHLGVFPSYYEPWGYTPAECTVMGIPSITTNLSGFGCFMHEHVADPKSYGIYIVDRRHVGLEESVQQLSKFMYEFSKLNRRQRIIQRNRTERLSDLLDWRNLGIYYRQARVKALQRVYPDYVDESTEYLKRATDFTYPRPISAPPSPSSSRHTTPAPSLHGSDDEQDSVDSEEELQELKMNSHH